A stretch of DNA from Lycium ferocissimum isolate CSIRO_LF1 chromosome 4, AGI_CSIRO_Lferr_CH_V1, whole genome shotgun sequence:
TTGCTTGAGAGTATCACGTAATCTTAATTTACATGCTAGTATAATTATTTGTTTGATGAATATATAGAACTTACGCTAGCAGCGgattaacccaaaaaaaaaaaaaaaaaaaaaaaaaaaaaaaaagaagagtatGTTGTCTCAATTACACAATCACTTTCACCATCAGTCACTTTCACAATTAGCCACCGACGTCAATCACCTCTATTGCTCACCatcaacttcttttcataaactCAGTGATCATATCTTCCTGGGATGACAACTTGTAAATTTCATCActtgaatttatgtatgaaCGTGAATTTTTATCCACAATTTGTAAGGCCGCCTGTTGAATTTCACAATCATTCTCGAAATCGAACGCTTCGTCATCACTACTTCTAAATTCTGTTTTAAAGAAATTATCTGTCAGCTGCAGATTCTTCTTCTCGTCAACTTTGTCGCCTGGTAATTTTTGGAACTCAATTGGAGAACTAATGTTATGATTTGGTAAATTACTAATTGGGAATTCAAGCGGCGGATTACTCTTGAATGGTGGACAGGGTTTTTTCAAGAAGAGCACTGCTCCTGTTCTTCTATGCCTAACAACTTGTAAAGTTGAACTTTCACTTGCCATgacaccaaaaaataaaataaaaattgtgcaCCTTTATTTTTTACGTGGTGAATGGGGTATTATATAGAGTTGTGTATACTATTTTAGTTACCAAGAATCCTAAATAATGGGGTCTTGTTTAAGGCAATTCCTAATTCTACTAGGACAAGTGCAAAtttccttcccttttttttggtCCAAAGTGAAGCTTTATCCCCTATTCTTTAACAGGAAAACAAATTGCAAGGAAAAACTACAAGTCCAACTAAAAGTACaagtaattttttatattattaagaTATTTTAACATATTAAGATCTTAACCCATTGGAGATTTGTACTGGCAggaataaaacaataaaaaggTTTAGCGCCACTTctctatttttgaaaatcgcAACATAACTGTAACAAAACATGATACTCTTTTAACACTTCATAGAAGTGCGCGTGTAACCACAGTACCCAACGTTTTTGTTTCTCTGAACACTTCCTACTGATGCTCAATTCACAGTACTAACCCTAAATGTAGTATAGAATGGCTAAAAGATCAGAACAATCAATTTAAAGGAAATCCAAAGAAGTACTTGGAATAATAATTTGCCCATATCTCTCTGTACTGGTCAATATTCTTGGCCATTTTTGGACGTAGTCATGTATACTTGACTGTCCATTTTCTTCCTCACTTAATTTGAAGCAGCATAAACAATTTTTTCATTTCTATATTCTCATGATTTGTGGCTTTGAAGAAGAAGTAAATATGAACCAAAACTTGGGAATACTTAATTTTATCTATCAAAGTAAAAGTACAGAGGTCAAAATACTTAATTTGCAATGTGAAATTGTGCATATATAGATTCTTATAAACATTAAAGTTACCCAAAAGTTTATTCTTTCTCTCAATTTACTTAGCAGTGTTTGACTGGAaacaatgtttttaaaataaaataacaaccATAGACATTTGTATGGCTTTAAATCATCTTGtaaaaggttaaaaaaataaaaaataataaagttaaattatttttaaataaagaagTATGATACTCTTACtgggacaaactaaaaaaaaaaagtatgtcaCATTAGTTGAGATAGGGGAATATAAGTTACAgtgaataataattaaaaatatttaacaaaaatttaaaaaatcatgGACaaagatttatttatttattttgacccTCTACATAGTAATAGTGTCGTATAAAAATAGAACAAGGGGAGCACATCGATCTTACTACCTTCAGATGTAAGAAACCAAATTACTGCAACCAGTGCTATCATAAAATGAAAAACCACAAAGAATTGTTGAATTTATACATCCCTtactaaacaaaaaataagaataCGACTAGAACAGATTTATTAACACCACAAACCGACTACTACTTGTACAAGAAGCGATGCAATGTGATATCCAAATAGTAATAGAATTGGAGCCATGTCCTAAACTCTAGTAAAATGCAAAAAACAAAACTAATTTAAAGACCCATTTGGCCGTGAGAAATTTTCACTCTTTTCTGAATGatattttactttgtttcaAATCAGCTGTATGTGGTTATAAAATTTGTTTCAAATCAGTATGTGGTTATAAAATTTCTGAATCTATCTTGGAGTTGTATTCCAAATTTAGAGAAGCGCTTCAATCTTGTTTTCCAACCCCacttttcataaatttcaaacaaagtgttctcttctcttctttgcAAAAAAgtataatcaaacacaactctttcttcaactccaatttcataaatttcaaataaagtgaaaaatatttgaaattagtggccaaacgcctactaagtctCTAATTTTTGTCAATAAGGAGGATGACCCGAATTTCCCCAATAAGTACTATCAGTTGGTAATTGACTTGAATTTATAAGATGTGGTGGAAATCCTTGAAGTAAAGAAGCATTAGAATCATTAGCCATAATTTGTTGATCCTGTTGTTGGCTTCCTTGTACCACTGGCGATTCTTCATCATCTAGAGGAAGCTGTTCGTATGCGGCATTCCCGAAGGAAGCCACCATAACCACTACTGACCCAGACGTAAGTAGTGGGACCACCACGCCACCTCCAACTACTTGGCCTTGACTTCCGGCCAAGTATATTGTCAGCCCTGAGGCTGTTGACGGTGCTGGAGGTGGCAAATATGAACCCGAGAGGGATAGAATCTCAAATCTTCCGTGTAAAGTCACGACAGCGCCAGGAGATGCCGGCTGCCTTAGTGTGACGTTTGTGACTGTCCCACTTCCGCTCAAAATACAAACGCCTCGCTGGCGTTGGCTCGCGAAAGTGGAGATACTTTCTCGGACATCGTGACCGTCGGAAATCTCCATAACGTGAGATTTTAGGGTATTCGCGCTATCTCGAGTTATTATGATAGGTGGTTTTTGCTTGTTCTTAGAGCCCGATGGCCTTCCTCTAGGTCTTTTATTGACTTCTTCGCCGACACCACCCTCTCCTGTATGTCCGAGGCTAAAATCCTCATCTAAGCCTCGTTTGTCGTCTCGATTTCCGTTTTGTTGTTCGTCTGGGTGCTGGAACTGGTTAGGAAGATTATGTAACTGAAGATCACTTGAGTGAAAAGGAGGTGGCATTGGGCGGCCATGATCCATCTTCTTTTGTAGCTTATTATTCTTATTATCCTACAATTTGAGCTGagggttttcttgaaacttgAAAACTTCGGCTGAAGTATATGAGTGGATAGATCTGGAAAGTCAGAGTAAAGTCACTTTAAAAAATTGTCAGCTGAATCAACCATATTTCTCATCTCTAAGCTCGTGGGATAATGTGTACTATCCCTTTTTGTTGCACAGCTACAAAATATTCTCATCTATTCAAGCAGTTTAATTTGGGGCTGTAGATAAattggaaaaatgaagaaaatagaaGAGAGGGCAAACTCAAGCAGTTTAATTTGGGGCTGTAGATAAattggaaaaatgaagaaaatagaaGAGAGGGCAAACTGATTCCTTTATGTTGGGACTTTGGGTTACCTAAGTAGTGTTTGGGTTAGGGTTTGGTCAGGACAGGTCAAGGTAAGACAGTGCGCATGGGTAGTAAGAACATGCCCCCTTCCTACTTTGCGCTACAttatactccttccgtctcaaaGTATCTATCATGTTTTCTAAAtatagttgtctcaaattatttatcgtttcAGAAGTACAAGAAATCCACATGTAATGgagaaaagacaaaaaatagtgatatatatatatatatttgtctcCGCAATTCATGTAAAGGGGAGTAAGTGCCACCACAATGAGGGAGAATCAAATTTGTTGTTTAATgcaaagaaaatgagaaactcTGACGTTTTAGCAAAGCTGAATACAAACAGACGCACGCATACACACTTATCCCCCGGAAGACACGGTCTGATCATATTAGCGGCTTGATATTACTATACTTTATTAAACTTTGCTCCTTCTTAACACCCACATGATATCCTCCAAATTTGTCTTGAAATATTTGTGTACGTGTAGTGTTTTAACGAGTGTGACAAAGTAGGAGTTAAGGATTTCGATATCATTTGAACAGTTTATCATATAATTTACATTTGAATGTGACTGATAATTTAAAGGTTTTCTTGACTGATAGTTTAAAGGTTTTCTTCTAAGGGGTTAAAATAATAGGGGTCATGTTTATGTGTGACAGAAATCTCTTTCTAAACCATCTTTTATTGAACTCGATCGTA
This window harbors:
- the LOC132054896 gene encoding AT-hook motif nuclear-localized protein 22-like, with protein sequence MDHGRPMPPPFHSSDLQLHNLPNQFQHPDEQQNGNRDDKRGLDEDFSLGHTGEGGVGEEVNKRPRGRPSGSKNKQKPPIIITRDSANTLKSHVMEISDGHDVRESISTFASQRQRGVCILSGSGTVTNVTLRQPASPGAVVTLHGRFEILSLSGSYLPPPAPSTASGLTIYLAGSQGQVVGGGVVVPLLTSGSVVVMVASFGNAAYEQLPLDDEESPVVQGSQQQDQQIMANDSNASLLQGFPPHLINSSQLPTDSTYWGNSGHPPY